In Amycolatopsis sp. FBCC-B4732, the genomic stretch TCGTCCGGCATGCCCGCGGCGTACTGCTCGAACCGCCCGGCGGAGGCGACGAAGTCGGCCAGGATCTCGGCGGCGGAGTGCTGGGAACTGGCCTCGATGTCGGCTTCCCGGGCTTCGACGCTGGCGTACATCGGCGTCTCGACCCCGGTTTCCGCCCAGCTCAGCAGGTTCTTGAGACCGTCGGCGTTGCGGGCGAGGTGGGCGAGCACGTGCGCCCGCGACCAGCCGGGCAGCGCACTGGGTGCGCGCAGCTCGGGCTCGCCGAGGCCACCGATGGCCCGGGCCCATTCGTCGTCGAGTGTGCGCACTCCGTCGAGGAGCGCGTGCGCCTTTTCCGATGCCGTCGTCACGGCCCCGAGTCTAGGAGGCAAACCGATCGGTGACGCCGCCGTTCGTGGACCAGCAGGTCAGTGCGATCAGGGGCGGGGTGCTGGAAAGCGCGCCCCTGATCACCACCAGAAGCCTGTGTGTGCTGCTGCACATCCTGCAGCGCGTCCTGCTCGGGGCCGTGTCTTCCTCCGCTTGCGCACTTCCGAGCGATGCCATGTCCTGTTGCGTGAACAAAATCTGCCGCCTGAGCTGCAGGTTTCGCCTGATGGTGGAGGCCATCGGGTCACCCAGCCCGAACAGCTGCCGGTGTTCTCGGTCACGGGCAGGTTGCAGGCACGATCAGCTAACTCCGCCGCAGGGCTGCCGGGGCGTCCGCGGGCACCGCCGGGTTCTTCGGGGCCACCGGCTCCAGCCGGGCGTAAGCCGCGTCCTGCGGGGGCCGGGCGTCCGCCTCGCCCTTGTTCGGCCAGAACGAGAACGCCCGCTCCGCCTGCGCCGTGATCGTCAGGGACGGGTTCACGCCGAGGTTGGCCGTGATCGCCGCGCCGTCGACCACCGACAGGCCCGGGTAGCCGAAGACCCGGTGGTACGGGTCGATGACGCCCTCGTCGGGGGTCGCGCCGATCGGGACGCCGCCGATGAAGTGGGCCGTCAGGGGGATGTCGAAGATCTCGCCCCACGTGCCGCCCGCGATGCCGCCGATGTGGCCCGCCGTGCGCTCGTTGGCCTCGTGGCCGGCTGGGATGAAGCTCGGGTTCGGCTCGCCGTGGCCCTGCTTGGACGTGTACTTGCGGCGGCCGAACAGCCCGCGGCGCGTGTACGTCGTGATCGAGTTGTCCAGGCTCTGCATCACCAGCAGGATCACCGTGCGCTCGGACCAGCGGTAGCCGTTGAGCAGCTTCGCCGTCTGGAACGGGTGCTTGACCATGAAGCTCACGGCCTGCCGCCAGCGCGGCACCGGCGAAGCGCCGTCCGTGGCGATCGTCTGCAGCAGGCTCATCGCGTTGCTGCCCTTGCCGTAGCGGACCGGCTCGATGTGGGTGTTTTCGTCCGGGTGGATCGACGACGTGATCGCGACCCCGCGGCTGAAGTTCCGGCTCTCGTCGACGTCGGTCCGGGCGGCGCCGATGATGGCCTCGGAGTTCGTCCGGGTCAGCTCGCCGAGCCGGCGCGAGAGCTTCGGCAGCGTGCCGGTGTCCTTCATCTTGTGCAGCAGGTTCTGCGTGCCCCAGGTGCCCGCCGCGAAGACGACCTTCTCGGCCGTGATCGTCGTCCGGAACCGCTTCGACGTCGTCCCGGTCTTCTTCAGGTCGACCTCGTAGCCACCCTCGACCGGGCGCACGGACGTCACCGTCGTCAGCGGGATGACCTGCGCGCCGTCCTGCTCGGCGAGGTACAGGTAGTTCTTGACCAGCGTGTTCTTCGCCCCGACGCGGCAGCCGGTCATGCACGAGCCACACTCGGTGCACCCGACGCGCTCGGGTCCGGCGCCGCCGAAGTACGGGTCCTTCGCGCGCTCCCCCGGCTTGCCGAAGTACACCCCGACCGGCGTCGGGTGGAACGAATCGGCGACGCCCATGTCCTTGGCGACGGCGCGCATCACGACGTCCGACGGCGTGATCGTCGGGTTCGTGACGACGCCCAGCATCCGGCTCGCCTGGTCGTAGTGCGGCGCGAGCTCGGCCTCCCAGTCGGTGATGTGGGACCACTGCCGGTCGCGGTAGAACGGCTTGAGCGGCCGGTACAGCGTGTTCGCGTAGACGAGCGACCCGCCCCCGACGCCGGCGCCCGCGAGCACCATGACGTCGTTGAGCATGTGGATGCGCTGGATCCCGTAGCAGCCGACCTGCGGCGCCCAGAGGTAGCGCTTGAGGTCCCACGACGTCTTGGCGAACTCGTCGTCGGCGAACCTCCGCCCGGCCTCGACGACGGCTACCCGGTAGCCCTTCTCGGTGAGCCGCAGCGCCGCGACGCTGCCGCCGAACCCCGACCCCACCACGACGACGTCGTAGTCGGGGCCACCCGCACTGGTGGTGGTGTTACTGGCAGTCACACCTAGGAGCGTAACCCGGGGTCCCAGTTCTGACCAGAGGTAAGTTACTCGCCAGTCACTCTTCTGGACGCTTACATGAGCGCCGCGGGTGGGTACTTATCAGAGTGCTCGATGTCCACGTCGGCGATTCACCGCCGAGCGGGACACGATCCCAGGAGGCACCACGATGAGCCCACGAAAGCTCACCGGTTGGCGCAAGTCGAGCCACAGCCACTTCGAGGAGAACGCCTGCGTCGAGGTGGGCACCGGCCCGGGTGTGGTCGGTGTGCGGGACACCAAGCAGGCGGCAATGGCCGCCCGCCCGGTGCTCGTGTATTCGGCGAGAGCGTTCACCGCGTTCCTCGACCACCTCACCGACGGACGGTGAGGCCGGCTCCCCGGACAGCCCGTCTTCGCCACCGCGCGGCGGAGGCGGGCCCGAACCAGTGAGGCTCGCGATCACCTCCGCCCGGCACGGCGGTGGGCGGGGTGGTCGAGCGCGGCCTCGACCAGGACGGCAACGCCGTCAGCGACGGACGGTGAGGCCCACCCGCTGGAATTCCTTCAGGTCCGAGTAGCCCGTCTTCGCCATCGCCCGGCGCAGCGCCCCGAACAGGTTCACCACGCCCTCCGCGTCCGACGACGGGCCGAACAGCAGGGTCTTCAGGTCGACCGCGTAATCCGGCCCCGCCGCCACACGCGAACGCGGCAGGGACGGGTGCGCGGCCGCCGCCGTCCAGTACAGGCCCTGCCCGGGTGCGTCCGAAGCCGCGGCCAGCGGTGAGCCCAGCATCACGGCGTCCGCGCCGCACGCGATCGCCTTCGCGATGTCGCCCGACGTCGTCATGCCGCCGTCGGCCAGGACGTGGACGTAGCGGCCGCCCGTCTCGTCGAGGTAGTCGCGGCGGGCCGCTGCCGCGTCGATGATCGCCGTGGCCATCGGGACGCCGATGCCGAGGACGCGGTCGGTGCTGGTGACGCCCGGTGTGTAGCCGTGGCCGACGATGACGCCGGCCGCGCCCGTGCGCATCAGGTGCATCGCCGTGCGGTAGTCGCTGACGCCGCCCGCGATCACCGGGACGTCGAGGCGGCCGATGAACTCCTTGAGGTTCAGCGGCTCCGCGTCGCGCTGGACGTGCTCGGCCGAGATGATCGTGCCCTGCACGACCAGGATCTCGACGCCCGCCGCGATGAGGTCCGGGGTCAGCTCGGCGGCGTGCTGCGGGCTGACGCGCGCGGCCACCGTGACGCCGGATTCGCGGACCGTCTTGATGGCCTCGCTCAGCAGGTCGAGCCGGACCGGGGCGGCGTGCAGCTCCTGCAGCACCCGCCCGACCGCGGTCGGGTCCTCGAGGTCCTCGGCCGCGCGGACCAGCTGGAAGATGGCTTCCTCGACGTTCGCGTGCCGCGCCCAGAGTCCCTCGGCGTTCAGCACGCCGAGGCCGCCCAGCTCGCCGACGGCGACCGCGGTGCCGGGCGAGACGATCGCGTCCGTCGGGTGCGTGACGAGCGGCAGGTCGAAGCGGTAGGCGTCGATCTGCCAGGAGGTGGACACCACCGAAGACGACCGGGTCCGCCGTGACGGCACGATCTCGACGTCGTCGAGGTCATACGCCCGCCGCGCGGTGCGGCCCATCCCGATCTCGACCAGGTCCCGCACGTGAAGCCTCCTCCGACGACGACAATCTGCCGTGCCCCATTGTCGCTAGTCCGCGTGGGTGACCTGCGCACGGGGGTGGCACTACACCCGGACGAAGACGGCGATCGGCGCCAGCACCGCCCCCAGCGCGAGGGCCAGCCACGTCGCCACCGGCGGGTAGACGTTGAGCCGGACCGCGCCGAAGTACACCGCACCCAGGGCGAGCAGGGCCGCGGCGATCAGCAGGACCGGCCGGACGACGCCCTGGCGCAGGTCGACCACTCCGCCGCCCGCGTGCAGGTAGGCGATGCCGCCGTCCGCCGTGGAGACGTCGAGCGCCACCGTCTGCCCGGCCGGCAGGTCGAGGCCGGGGTCGACGGCGGTGACGCGGTACGCCCGCCCGCCGGCGACGATCGAGAGCGTGTGGCTGATCCCACCCTCCCCGCCGACCGGGAGCGCGCCCCGCTCGTGGGACACGATGTACCCCTCGACGCGGTCGGTCGGCGCGTCACGACCGGCCAGCACCTGGCACATCAGGCAGACGATGCCGCCGAGGAACAGCGACACCAGGGCGACGGCCGTGAAGAACACCGTGCGCAGCACCCGCGTCAAGCGGCCGACCGTCATGCCCCACAGTGCACACCACGAGCACCACGCAAGGCGATAGGCCGATTACCGTAAGCACGCTAGGTCACGGTGACTCAAAAGGAGACCTGCTCCACGGAGTCCGAACGCAGTACGGATTCCTGCCGGAACTGCTTCCGGTAATCGGCGCGGATCCCTTCGATCTCCCGTTCGGCCGCACGATCGGCGAACGGGTACAGCAGCACGATCACGTGGGTGTGCTCGCGCACGATCGCGCCGGACCCGCCGCGCCACTGGCCACTGCCGTCGAGGCGGGTGAAGCCGTCCGGGAACGCCGGGGTGATCTCCCGGTCGGAGAACGCGGCGAACTCCTTATCGGTCACCTCGGTGCCGTCCGGCTTGCCGGTGCCGAAGAACAGCTCGGTGCGCTTCCAGAGCTCCCCCGGCGACTGCACCCGCGCGGGCGCGGCCGGGGTGTCGGCGGCGGACGCCGTGATGCCGCCGCCCAGCCCGACGAGCGCCGCCGCCACCGCCGTCACCAGAGTCCGTCGTGGCATCGCCATGCGTTCCCCTCCTCGGTCGCCGCGGCCGAGTCTCCCGGCCGCGGCGACCGGGGGGAATGCCCGGAAGGGCGGACTAGCGGGTCGTGTAGTTCGGCGCCTCGACCGTCATGGTGATGTCGTGCGGGTGGCTCTCCTTGAGCCCGGCCGCGGTGATCCGCACGAGCTGCGCGTCCTGCAGCTGCGCGATCGTCTCGGCACCGGCGTAGCCCATGCCCGCGCGCAGGCCGCCGACCAGCTGGTGCACCACGTTCGCCAGCGGTCCGCGGAACGGGATCCGGCCTTCGATGCCCTCCGGGACCAGCTTGTCCTCGTTGAGCACGTCGTCCTGGGCGTAGCGGTCCTTCGAGTAGGACTTGCCCTGCCCACGCGACTGCATCGCGCCCAGCGAGCCCATGCCGCGGTAGACCTTGAACTGCTTGCCGCCGACCAGGATCAGGTCGCCGGGCGACTCGGCGGTGCCGGCGAGCAGGCTGCCCAGCATCACCGTGGACGCGCCGGCCGCGATGGCCTTCGCGATGTCGCCCGAGTACTGGATGCCGCCGTCGCCGATGACCGGGATGCCCGCCGGGCGCGCGGCCAGGTCGGCCTCGTAGATGGCCGAGATCTGCGGCACGCCGACGCCCGCCACGATCCGGGTGGTGCAGATGGAGCCCGGGCCGACGCCGACCTTGATGCCGTCCGAGCCCGCGTCGACCAGCGCCTGCGCGCCCGCCCGCGTCGCGACGTTGCCGCCGACGATGTCGACCGAGTCGCCCAGCTCCTTCTTCAGCAGCGCGACGGTCTCGACGACCGAGCGGGAGTGCCCGTGCGCGGTGTCCACCATCAGCACGTCGACGCCCGCGTCGGCCAGCGCCATCGCGCGCTGGTGCCCGTCCACGCCGACGCCGACCGCGGCGCCGACGATGAGCCGGCCGTCCGGGTCCTTCGTCGCCTTCGGGTACTGCTCGGTCTTCACGAAGTCCTTGACCGTGATCAGGCCGCGCAGCTTGCCCGCGCCGTCGACGATCGGCAGCTTCTCGATCTTGTGGCGGCGGAGCAGCCCGAGCGCCGCGTCCGCCGAGACCCCGACCTGCGCCGTGACCAGCGGCGGCTTCGTCATCACCTCGGACACCGGGCGGCTGTGGTCGACCTCGAACCGCATGTCGCGGTTGGTGATGATGCCCACCAGCGCGCCGGCCGCGTCCGTCACCGGCACGCCGGAGATGCGGAACTTCGCGCACAGGGCGTCGACCTCGGCCAGCGTCGCGTCCGGCGAACAGGTGACCGGGTCGGTGACCATGCCCGCCTCGGAGCGCTTGACGACCTCGACCGCGGCGGCCTGCGCGTCGATCGGCAGGTTGCGCTGGAGGATGCCGATGCCGCCCTGGCGGGCCATGGCGATCGCCATCCGGGCCTCGGTGACGGTGTCCATCGCCGCGGACACCAGCGGGACGCCGAGGGTGATGTTCCGGCTCAGCCGAGAGCTGGTGTCGACGGCACTGGGGACGACGTCCGATTCGGCGGGCAGCAGCAGCACGTCGTCGAAGGTCAGGCCGAGCATGGCGAACTTGGCCGGAACGGGGGTGGTGCCGTCGCTGGTCATAGCGGGTGAAGGGCCTTCCTGGCGCGGGATGAGCGGGGTCGCTGTGGCGACTCGGAGCCTTCTCCTCATGGTATCCGGGCGCCGTGCCCGCCCCGGGCGGTGGGCGAGCCGTCGTGACCGCCGGGTACCGTGCAGGCCGTGGCGCACGATGTCCTGCCCCCAGACCCGTTCGCGGACGACCCGGACGACCCGGCCCGCGCCTTCGGTGACGACGAGGACCGGCTGGACGAGCCGATCAGCGATTCCGAACGCACCGAACTGCTGGCCGACCTTTCGGATCTGGCCGTCTACCAGGCCCTGCTCGAACCCCGCGGAGTCCGCGGGATCGTCGTGGACTGCGGTGAATGCGACGAACCGCACTACCACGACTGGCACCTGCTGCGGGCCAGCCTCGAGCAGCTGCTGGCCGACGGGCGGATGCGCCC encodes the following:
- a CDS encoding DUF397 domain-containing protein, whose translation is MSPRKLTGWRKSSHSHFEENACVEVGTGPGVVGVRDTKQAAMAARPVLVYSARAFTAFLDHLTDGR
- the guaB gene encoding IMP dehydrogenase, producing MTSDGTTPVPAKFAMLGLTFDDVLLLPAESDVVPSAVDTSSRLSRNITLGVPLVSAAMDTVTEARMAIAMARQGGIGILQRNLPIDAQAAAVEVVKRSEAGMVTDPVTCSPDATLAEVDALCAKFRISGVPVTDAAGALVGIITNRDMRFEVDHSRPVSEVMTKPPLVTAQVGVSADAALGLLRRHKIEKLPIVDGAGKLRGLITVKDFVKTEQYPKATKDPDGRLIVGAAVGVGVDGHQRAMALADAGVDVLMVDTAHGHSRSVVETVALLKKELGDSVDIVGGNVATRAGAQALVDAGSDGIKVGVGPGSICTTRIVAGVGVPQISAIYEADLAARPAGIPVIGDGGIQYSGDIAKAIAAGASTVMLGSLLAGTAESPGDLILVGGKQFKVYRGMGSLGAMQSRGQGKSYSKDRYAQDDVLNEDKLVPEGIEGRIPFRGPLANVVHQLVGGLRAGMGYAGAETIAQLQDAQLVRITAAGLKESHPHDITMTVEAPNYTTR
- a CDS encoding DUF3574 domain-containing protein, whose product is MAMPRRTLVTAVAAALVGLGGGITASAADTPAAPARVQSPGELWKRTELFFGTGKPDGTEVTDKEFAAFSDREITPAFPDGFTRLDGSGQWRGGSGAIVREHTHVIVLLYPFADRAAEREIEGIRADYRKQFRQESVLRSDSVEQVSF
- a CDS encoding GuaB3 family IMP dehydrogenase-related protein encodes the protein MRDLVEIGMGRTARRAYDLDDVEIVPSRRTRSSSVVSTSWQIDAYRFDLPLVTHPTDAIVSPGTAVAVGELGGLGVLNAEGLWARHANVEEAIFQLVRAAEDLEDPTAVGRVLQELHAAPVRLDLLSEAIKTVRESGVTVAARVSPQHAAELTPDLIAAGVEILVVQGTIISAEHVQRDAEPLNLKEFIGRLDVPVIAGGVSDYRTAMHLMRTGAAGVIVGHGYTPGVTSTDRVLGIGVPMATAIIDAAAARRDYLDETGGRYVHVLADGGMTTSGDIAKAIACGADAVMLGSPLAAASDAPGQGLYWTAAAAHPSLPRSRVAAGPDYAVDLKTLLFGPSSDAEGVVNLFGALRRAMAKTGYSDLKEFQRVGLTVRR
- a CDS encoding DUF5319 domain-containing protein; translation: MQAVAHDVLPPDPFADDPDDPARAFGDDEDRLDEPISDSERTELLADLSDLAVYQALLEPRGVRGIVVDCGECDEPHYHDWHLLRASLEQLLADGRMRPHEPAYDPNPGDYVSWDYCRGFADGVTANESAY
- a CDS encoding GMC family oxidoreductase, whose product is MTASNTTTSAGGPDYDVVVVGSGFGGSVAALRLTEKGYRVAVVEAGRRFADDEFAKTSWDLKRYLWAPQVGCYGIQRIHMLNDVMVLAGAGVGGGSLVYANTLYRPLKPFYRDRQWSHITDWEAELAPHYDQASRMLGVVTNPTITPSDVVMRAVAKDMGVADSFHPTPVGVYFGKPGERAKDPYFGGAGPERVGCTECGSCMTGCRVGAKNTLVKNYLYLAEQDGAQVIPLTTVTSVRPVEGGYEVDLKKTGTTSKRFRTTITAEKVVFAAGTWGTQNLLHKMKDTGTLPKLSRRLGELTRTNSEAIIGAARTDVDESRNFSRGVAITSSIHPDENTHIEPVRYGKGSNAMSLLQTIATDGASPVPRWRQAVSFMVKHPFQTAKLLNGYRWSERTVILLVMQSLDNSITTYTRRGLFGRRKYTSKQGHGEPNPSFIPAGHEANERTAGHIGGIAGGTWGEIFDIPLTAHFIGGVPIGATPDEGVIDPYHRVFGYPGLSVVDGAAITANLGVNPSLTITAQAERAFSFWPNKGEADARPPQDAAYARLEPVAPKNPAVPADAPAALRRS